The following DNA comes from Celeribacter baekdonensis.
GTGAGTTTAAGCTCCATCTGCTGCCGGTCGGGGTTGGTCATGGCAGCAATGCGCGCCAGCGGATTATAGCGATGTGTTGGTCGGTCCCAGTCGGTCGGCGCGAAGCGGAAAACCTTGTCCCCCATGCTGGCGCGGAAGCGCGAGGTCTCGCGGAAGTTCTCGCCTTTCACGTCGAGCACCACGGCGGAGCCCTTGTAGGTCAGCAGGTTCGGGATCACGAACCCCACGCCCTTGCCCCGGCCCGTGGGCGCCACGATCAGCGCGTGGGGGAAGGTTTTTGAGACTAGGAACGGGCGCTTGGATTTCGGGGAGCCGAGCTTGCCCAGAAGGAAGCCGCCGCCGGGCTTGGCAAAGAAACCGTTCCTCTTCATCTCGCTGCGAGTCTGCCAATGCGTCGTCCCGAAGCGGGTCAATGCATCCCCCAGAAGCGTGACGCTCAGCATCAGCGATGCCAGACCGAAGCCGCCAAGTATGAGGTTCACCCAGAGGAAGTCTTTTGGTGCGGACTGAGACAGACCCCGATATTCGCGGGCAAGCAGGGTGACGTCGAAACGCGTGGGAGAAAGCCCATAGCGGAACATGACAAAGCCGGTCGCCACGACATAGCCCATGGCGAGACCGACCAGCACGAGGCTCAACACTCCTAGGGCAATCTTGCCTTTATCCATGGGTGATCCCCTTCTCACCATGTGCCGCGGCGTGGCGTGCGCGCTGCGCCTCTATCTGTTCTTCCGCCAATGCATCGAGAACGCGCTCCATGGCCGGGCCATGCGCAGTGACCTCGCTGCTCTGGAGATAGGTTCTAGCGAGTTCCAGCTGGCGGAGCGGATCCTCAGTGAACTTATCGAGGACTTCTGCGTTTCCGGCCCGCAGCGCGTCGATTGCGTCGGGGCTTAGCCGTTCGTTGACCTGCCGGACGATGTCATGTCGCTCTGCCTCGGAGAGCGGGCCCTCGACGTCTGCGTTTCGCACAAAGGCCATGACGGTTGGCGCTGTCTCTTCCAGATACCGGCGCTCGGCGTAGTCTTGTCGCGCCTGGTCCTCGATCTCGAAACTGCGCTCGCTGATATAGGCACGCGACGCGCCGAGCGAACGAAGGTGGTTGATTTCGTCCTGGACGGCCTGCCCAAACTCGTCATCCGGCATCTCCGTGCGATAGCGGGCGAGGGTACGGAGCTCTTCGGTAATCGGACCGAGATGATCCGAAGGATCCCGCAAGGCGAGGTCCATGTCGCCAGCATGAAGTGTGCGGTCCTGTTCCGATACCGCATATTGCGGCGGCATTCGACTGTCAGTCATCTGTTCCCAAGCCATCGAGGCCAATTCGGCATGCTGCGGAGATCTCTGCGCATAGGCGTCGAACGCAACGCGGGCCTCCTCCACCTCCACGGCGCCCGCCCGCCGCACCGAGGGGTCGTCGGAGAACGGATGATCGAAATCCGTCCGACGGAACTGCGCCACCAGCGCCCTGAACGCCTGCCGCTCCGATGGGGCAAAGATGTCGGACCCGTCTTGCGCGAGATCACTCCTAGGTGTCGTCAACCGCTCACCAAGCGCTGCCTCAGCGTCATCCACCTCGTCGACCTCGGTTGGCGCGCGCAGGACGCGCACGTCAGTCAGAACATCGCCCAACCGAACATGCACGGCTTCCAGCCGGTCGAGCGCGTCTTCCCGGTCCGCAGATTTCTCCAGATCGAGGTCGCTTGCTTTGGCAATCCCCTGCAGATCCTGTGCCAGCCACTGGCGCTCCAATGCGGCATTGCCTGCCCCCTCCCGCAGGCGCGCGGCCACAGCCTCGGCATCGATGCCCGTGCCTTGCAACGCCTCGGCCAGCTTTGATGCCACCTCTCCATCGTCAATACGCGCGAGGTGTTCTTCACTTAAGTTCGGCCTTGCATAGATGCCGTCCCGGGATGGGGCATCGACCAGGGCGGCGGAGCGATCCCCGAGCGGGTTCAAATGCGCGACCGAGGCCAGAACGTCGGTCAGCTTGCGCTCGATCACCGGCCTCTCGGCCGCTGGCGCCCTGTCGATCGCCGCCTCGATCTGGCGAATGTTCTGAGAAAACTCGGTGATCAGCGTGTCGAACGCTGCTTCGTCTTGGGACATGTAGATGGCTCCGTCAGATTGAATCTGACCGCCACTGGCAAGGATGGTGCTGGCCCTCTCGAGCGCCTCGGACACGTCTTCGAAATTCGAACGGGACGCCTCCGCCGCGAGCCCGCGATAGATCAAAGCGTTGTGCCGGACGGTTTCCAGAGCGGCCGCCAGGTCAGCACCGGTTCTCTGGCGCTCGACTGGGGGACGACCTTCGTCGCGGGCCTTGTAGATTTCATCGATCTCGGCGCGGTAGGTCGTGACGCCGCGATCCAGACGACGCGTTGCCTCGAGCCGGATCCCGTGTCCTCTGGCCGCTTCGACCATCGCCTCGCGAAAGGCGTCGTAGTTGAAGTGATGATCCTTCCCGAGAAAGAACATTTCGCCATCCTTGCTGCGGCGGTTCAGAACGATATGCGCATGTGGATGCGCGCGATCTTGGTGTATTGCAGCAATATAGTCGAATTGCGAGCCCTCACCTTGAAAGAACTTCTCGCAGACGGCCTGGGTGATATCGCGCACCTCTTCACCACTGGTCCCAACCGGGAATGCCATCAGCAGATGCGACGTATGGCCAAGCTTGGGGCTGTAGCGCTCGTTCCACTGGTTCTCGAACCGCCGCGCCACTCGGTTGATCTCGGCTTCCGAGAGCTGCTTCTTCCCGTCATGGGTGCCGCGGCTGTCGAGGATATGGGTCGACTTCGTCGTGAGATATGTGAGCTGCGCCCGTAGCTGCGCCCCGGTGTGGCAGCCCCCTTTCGAGATAGCCTTGAAGATCGCTGGCGAATAGCCGCGCGCGGCCCGGACCATCTGCGCGCCCTTGGAAAGCCCCTGCCAGGATCCCGAAACCCGGCTCCAGCCGCGGTCGAAAAGCGCCGGATCGATGCCACGGACCCGGTCACTCCGCGCCATTCTCATCCCTCTCGGCGAGGCCCGCCAGGGCAGAGCTGATCTCAAGGTCCAGCAGGCTGCGCCGCGCACGCGACATCTCCTGGACCTGGTCGGCCAGATCGAAGACCAGACCCGCAAGGGCGCGGACGTCACGGTGACTTGAGGCCGGGTAGGACAGTCTCTCGCCCCGCACCTTGGCCTCGTTCAGACGTCGCGCGATCTGGTTCACGTTGTTGCCGACCCGGTTGAGCGCGGCGCCGAGGCTGCGCAACTCGTCACACATCTCGTCGTCGGGCAAGAAGACACCTTCGGCCGCCAGCATCAGGCGGCGCATGGCATCAGAGCGGTGCGCAATCCCGCGCCGCGACAGTGCCGCGTCGAACCGGCGCAGGTCGTCGTCCGAGACCCGGATCCCCACAACCCGCGATCGGCTGCCGTTCGCTGTCTGACGCTCATCCCGGTGGTTCACCACGTTGTAGATCGTCTTCAGGCTGACATCGTAGCGCGCGGCCAATGACGCCGCGGAGACGCCGTTCCGGCGCTCCTGGGCGATGGTCGATCGCTCGATCTCTGACAGTCTGCGGCGGCGGGACATTTTGAAGTTAACGTTCCTATTTCTTGCCAACTTCGTACAAGCCCGCCGACTCCCAACGCAAGTGGAGTCGGCCATAAGGGATTGTACTCAATGTAGAAAATCGCCCTGCAGGGGCGATTTCCCGTCCTTTGTCAAATGGATCGCGCGCCGCGCTCATTGCACCACGCGATGCGGTCTCCGCATCGCGCATCGCGTCTTTTGCGCCCCGTCTCTTGCACCCCGCAAGACGGGTTCTGCCGCGCGCTGACCGTCTCGCGTCACCCGCAGAACGCCATACGCGAGACTGCCTCCCGTCGTCTGGAGCGCGCTATCCGTCACCTGCATTCCGTCCGCAGCACATCGCCGAGCGCATCCCGACATTTGGAGGGTGTGCGGTGCCCCGCGACGAATGCTGACGGCGCCACGGCAGACGTCGCACGGTCATCGCATTACGCCACCCGCTGCATGCCAAACGCAGTTCGCATCCCGACTTCTGCTTGACCCCTCCGCCTCATGCGTTTAGCGACGCTTTTGCATTATCGTTGCGATTCACTATTTTTGCGGAGGATCAGAATGCCGAACGAAAATCTTGTGGTGATCGCAGCGATGGCCCGGAAAGGGGGCAGTGGAAAAACGACGCTTTCGCGCGCCTTGATCAGTGCCGCGATCGCCGCCGGACGCAGAGTGATGTTGATCGACACGGACAGCACGAGAGTACTCGGGGCATGGCATGCTCGGGCGGAAGCCGGTGGGCTGAGTTCGCCGCTTCTCTGCTCGGCCACCGTCGAAAGCGTGGCGGGTGTCGAGGGTCAGATCGATCAGGTCTACATGGCAGGCACGGCAGACTTCATCTTCATCGATACCGCGGGGGTCGGTGCCGAATGGTCAGACGGCATCGCGGTGCTTGCGGACCACATTGTGACGCCCGTCATGCTGTCGACATCTGATTTCGATGTCGGAGCGCAGACGGCTGATTGGTTTGAGAAACTGAAATCCCGTGTTGACGACCCCTCCAGCCTTCCGCGCCACCACGTCGTCCTGAACATGGTCGACCCGAAAACGACCCGTGCTGACGCCGCCCTGATTGAAGAAGCGCTCACCCGTTTCCCGGTGATTGAGACCGTCATGATGCGGCGGAACACTTACAAGGAGATGGACCAGAAGGGGCTTCTCCACGCCTTGGCACTGGAAAAGCAATCTGATCCAAACCCTCTGATGCGTCCACATGTACGTCATGTCGTCGAGGCGCTCGAGGAGGCGACGGACATCCTCAACAACATTCTTGCTGCGTGAGGACAGTCGATTGCGCAAGAAGATCCCGACCATCACCAGGCCCGACCCAGCCTACGCCGCCACCCTGCAACAGGGTGACCGCGAGATTCCCGGGACGGAAGATGAGGCACAGGTCACAGCAACAAAGACAGGCACCCCAGCCACTGACGTTGACGCTGATCGGCACGAGTCAGAGCTTATGCCGGGAGGTACCGTGGCGCCGCACCAAGTCACCGCGGAAAGCTCTGACCCGCATACCAGCCTGAGAGCTCCCGTATCGGCGCGCGCATTGAGCCCGACCCGGAAGATCGACATCAGGGTCAACGCACTCGAACGACAGGAAGCAGCGCTGGAGACTTGTGGTGTTGAGCCAGCACATGTGGTGCGTGCCGCCCTGCGCCGTGCAGTCAAAGGCTGGCAACTGTCGCCGGTCTTCGCCCCAGTCGCTGAGGAGCGACGCACTCGAAACACGCAGTGGCAGGCCCGGACATCTCTGGCAGTAGATGCAGCCAGCCTGGGTGTCCTCCTCCGGGACCACGACCCCCTCGACGTCTTGAGTAAATGGGCTCTGATCCGCGGTCAGGTGGAACCACGCATATGGGGCGAGATCGACAGAATCTTGGAAGAAATTGCTGTTCCCGCTGCATCGCCGCATGAGCAGCCCGGACCTTAAGGAACCTATCTGAAAGGACAACTTTCACTTCGCCGGTGGATTTTTGCCCATACGCGGCCATTCGCCTTGAAGTTGCATAATGCCGCCATTAACACCGCCGAACAGATTTTTTTATGACCTCATTGTTAAAGAGTTACGAGGTCCATTTTGGAGGAACGCATTATGAACACGAAGCCCCGCCTGACTGGCGAACCGATCATGCGCATCCTCTGCAAGACATCTGAAAATCTGGTTGGCTACCTGTACCAATGGAACAATGGTGACGTGCAGCCTGCCTGGTTCGACGGCGCCATGGCGGACGTTCGCTATGAACCATTCTTTCAAGCGCCGGAACAAAACCCCGCCGATCCGAAGGCCCCCAGACCGCGTCAGCAAGGTCTGACGCACCTTGAAAAGGCATAGCTCAAGGCCTCGCGTCGTTTTGTGGGTCACCCCATCGCGCAGGTCCTTTGAGCGATAGAGTTGACTTCTATGCCTCAGAAGTGGTCTAGATGTGAGTTATAGAAAGGATGTCTATAACTCATGGCTTGGAACTGGACGCTGCCTGATTGGCCGGATTTCCGGTATGACGCCTCCGCTCTGGAGCCGTTTGAGCAGACGTTCCTGCTGTCGTCCGGAGAAATCCTCGGCGCGGTCCATCATGTCAGCCAGCCGGAACGCGAGCAACTCCGCATCGAACTGCTCAGCGAGGAAGCGATGCAGACGAGCGCCATCGAGGGTGAAATCCTCGATCGGCTCAGTGTGCAATCTTCGCTGCGCCGCCATCTGGGCCTCGATCCGGACAGCTACCCTGCCAAACCGCGCGAACAGGGCGTCGCGGAAATGATGGTCGACGTCTATTCCAGTTTTGCAGAGCTGCTAACCCATGAGACACTGTACCGCTGGCATCGGATGCTCCTGTCCCATGACCGTCGGTTGGAAACCATTGGGGCCTACCGACAACACGCCGAGGCGATGCAAATCGTTTCCGGCCGCCTTGACCGGCCCACGATCCATTTCGAAGCGCCGCCCTCGGAGCGGGTCATGCCTGAGATGGAGCGATACGCGGATTGGTTCAACAAGACCGGTCCGGGGGGAGCAGAGCCGCTTCCAGCACTGACGCGCGCAGGGCTAAGCCACCTCTATTTCGAGAGTATCCACCCATTCGAAGACGGCAACGGCCGCTTGGGTCGCGCCCTCGCTGAAAAGTCGCTGGCGCAGAACATTGGCCAGCCCACCCTCATCTCGCTCGCCTTCACCATCGAGAAGGAGCGCAAGGGATACTACGATCAGCTTGAGCAGCATCAAAAAACGCTCGACGTGACCGATTGGCTCGTCTGGTTCGCAGAAGTTGTCTTGAAGGCCCAACAGGCAACACTCGACCGCGTAGGCTTCTTCATCAGCAAGGCACACTTCTACGATCGTCACAGAGACCACTTGAACGAACGCCAGGCCAAGGCCATCGCTCGAATGTTTCAGGAAGGCCCTGGCGGTTTCAAAGGCGGCCTCAGCGCCGACAACTATCTCAAGATCACCGGAACTTCACGCGCAACCGCAACCCGCGATCTGCAGGATCTGGTCGAGAAAGGTGCGCTCAGCCGGACCGGTGAGCGACGGCATACGAGGTACTGGTTGAACCTAGACCATATGGAGTAGCGCAAGCGACGATGACTTCATATTGGTATTTATTATCAATATGTTACCAAAATACGCATAATTCGTTTTATGTAATTTTTTTGCCCTATTGATATTTGAATCGGGCTAGCTAAGAATCTGAAAAAACCAGCGCGATAAAATAGCTCCAAGTAGCGCTTTATTGAGAATGCTTCCCCGGATTCAGCCTGATTGAGCTGCAACGAGCATGACGATACAGGACGAAGGCCGCCTGAAGGCGGCATGGAACCAGAAGACAATCCCTGTCGCGCTTCGCCGTGACGGCAAGGGCGAACGGGTCAGGGTCCGCCTTCCTTATGCGGACGACAACTATGCCTGGCTCAGGAATGGCCGGCGCATCCGGCCAAGCTGGAACTCGGCACTGGGATGCTGGGAGAGTCCCAAGGCATGGTTCAATGACCTCGTGAACCGCTGTCTTCGCCGCTGGGGCCTGATCTATGTCATCCAACCCTACCGGGAGCAGGAGATCTGCGCTCCGGCCTGCATGAACGCCATCGGCCATGAGTGCCAGTGTTCCTGTATGGGGGCCAACCACGGCCAGGGCGACGATGGCGGCTGGTTCTCGACAAGCGAGGCCTTCGCGGCCCGATGGGGCGACCGTGAACTCGCCTGTCGTCTCATGACGGTCAGCTCTGAAAAGTAGAGGCCCGGCCGATATGGCCAGGCCTGCGACAGACGTGCAGATGATGGTCATGACCAGACAGAGAGGCCCGTCGAGAACAAATCACAGCTTGGGGCGATCCTGTTCTGGAACCTCCCACGGGTCCTCCAGGGTGACGATGCCGTAGCGGACGCCATCGCGGCCGGCCTTCGGAAGAAAGGTGATCATCCCGATATCCAGGATCATCCCCTTGTCGTGCATGTGCTGCTGTCGGAAGTGACCGAAGTGCGTGAGATATCCGAGGCCCTCCAACTCGAGACACAGCGCGGAGATCGCGGCCGAATACTCAAGCCGCTGGCCGGCGCTGCTCATATCCCAGATCCCGTCCAGATCGGTCATCCAGTCCGAAATCGCGGCAGTCAGTTCGAGGGCATTGCCGGCCTCCACCGCGCCGGCGTTGAACAGGAGCCCGTGCCATTCGCGGTTACGGGAATAGAAGTCGTTGGGCTTCCTGATGGGGGACGTGGGCACGAGCACCGTCTTTTTCAGCGCGCGCTCCATTTCTTCCTGCTGGCGCTTCTCCTCCTCGGGGGTGAGCTTGGAGAAGACCGTGATGTCGAACCCGAGGCCGCGCGCGAGGCTTCGCAAGGTCTGCACCTCGGGCACGTGCCGTCCGCTTTCCACCTTCTGGATCGTGCGGACCGTCAACCCGGAGGTGTCCGCAAGGTTCTCCTGGGTTAGAGAGAACATCTTGCGGATATACTTGCACTGGTTGGCGATATACTCGGCGTCTCGTTCCATCGTTTCCATCAGATCACTCCATGTTGCTGACAGGAATAGCATGGCACGCCGGCTCTGGGGGGTCCCCGAACGCAACCCGAACGCTCGACTGCTATCCCGCCCCGGGGCCGCTGTCCTTGCACCAGTCAATCCGCCCCTGCCGGATCCAGAAGTGACACCGGCATTCGTTCGTCTGGCGGACCGACGGCGAGATGGTCGGGCGCCTCAGCCAGTCTGACATGGCCGTCCACCTGGGCCTCCGGTTCTTGCTGAGGGACAGTTTGATGGTCTCGCCGCACCCACCAGGGCAGTGGAAGCAGGCCCATTTGTCGACGCCATCGCGCACGATGGTCATCTCCCCCGGCACGATCTGATCCGGCGTCGGGTGTCTGGGTGTTACCCTGGCAAGCAGGTCACTTCGTGGAATGAGGCGGAAGAGCTCGAGGCTCTTCCGCAGAATGTCGATCATCATCCCGCTCACCCGATGCGATCCAGGAACGGATCGATGTCGCCGAGACCCCAGTATTCCTCGCTGCCGCAGACCGGGCAGTCGGACCGAGGCTGCGCCGCCTGCGAACGCTCTAAACCCTTGTCGAGCTTGCGATAGCGTTGCCATGTCCATCCACCGCCGCCGCGGAAGTCAACGAGACCGGCAAGAAGTTCGTTCACTGCCATGGTGGCGGCCTCGGAGGTGAAGGTCACGACGGCCGGCGCGGGATTACCTCCGCCGCGGACGTAGGCTTCGGTCTTCTGCCGTTCATATTCGACGGGGTCCGATCGCTGGAGGTCCTCCTCGCGAGCCCTGACGCGATCGACTGTGCCGCGGCAGCCGTGGCACGCCGACGTGGGAAACAGCACGCTGACCCGCGCGGCCATCTCGAGGAGGCCGGGCTCACCATCATCACGGGGCATGAGGACCAGCCCGACATCGATGACCGGGATCAGGTAGAAGTGCGCCACGCGGTTCAGGTAGAGGCGCCCGGCGTGATCGTCCGTGCATCCGAAGATGACGTCGCAGGATTTCAGCGCGTCACGGATATGCGGCGCATCCACCCAGCCGTTCATCGACCGGATCTCGACGTCGAGGCCCATCATCGTCACCTCGCGCGCCATGACGTCGACCTTGGGCACCGCGTTTTCAGCATCCTTTCGGGTCGCGCCATACAGGCGGTTCAGGTTGGAATGCTCGA
Coding sequences within:
- a CDS encoding relaxase/mobilization nuclease domain-containing protein; the protein is MARSDRVRGIDPALFDRGWSRVSGSWQGLSKGAQMVRAARGYSPAIFKAISKGGCHTGAQLRAQLTYLTTKSTHILDSRGTHDGKKQLSEAEINRVARRFENQWNERYSPKLGHTSHLLMAFPVGTSGEEVRDITQAVCEKFFQGEGSQFDYIAAIHQDRAHPHAHIVLNRRSKDGEMFFLGKDHHFNYDAFREAMVEAARGHGIRLEATRRLDRGVTTYRAEIDEIYKARDEGRPPVERQRTGADLAAALETVRHNALIYRGLAAEASRSNFEDVSEALERASTILASGGQIQSDGAIYMSQDEAAFDTLITEFSQNIRQIEAAIDRAPAAERPVIERKLTDVLASVAHLNPLGDRSAALVDAPSRDGIYARPNLSEEHLARIDDGEVASKLAEALQGTGIDAEAVAARLREGAGNAALERQWLAQDLQGIAKASDLDLEKSADREDALDRLEAVHVRLGDVLTDVRVLRAPTEVDEVDDAEAALGERLTTPRSDLAQDGSDIFAPSERQAFRALVAQFRRTDFDHPFSDDPSVRRAGAVEVEEARVAFDAYAQRSPQHAELASMAWEQMTDSRMPPQYAVSEQDRTLHAGDMDLALRDPSDHLGPITEELRTLARYRTEMPDDEFGQAVQDEINHLRSLGASRAYISERSFEIEDQARQDYAERRYLEETAPTVMAFVRNADVEGPLSEAERHDIVRQVNERLSPDAIDALRAGNAEVLDKFTEDPLRQLELARTYLQSSEVTAHGPAMERVLDALAEEQIEAQRARHAAAHGEKGITHG
- the mobC gene encoding plasmid mobilization relaxosome protein MobC — translated: MSRRRRLSEIERSTIAQERRNGVSAASLAARYDVSLKTIYNVVNHRDERQTANGSRSRVVGIRVSDDDLRRFDAALSRRGIAHRSDAMRRLMLAAEGVFLPDDEMCDELRSLGAALNRVGNNVNQIARRLNEAKVRGERLSYPASSHRDVRALAGLVFDLADQVQEMSRARRSLLDLEISSALAGLAERDENGAE
- a CDS encoding ParA family protein, which produces MPNENLVVIAAMARKGGSGKTTLSRALISAAIAAGRRVMLIDTDSTRVLGAWHARAEAGGLSSPLLCSATVESVAGVEGQIDQVYMAGTADFIFIDTAGVGAEWSDGIAVLADHIVTPVMLSTSDFDVGAQTADWFEKLKSRVDDPSSLPRHHVVLNMVDPKTTRADAALIEEALTRFPVIETVMMRRNTYKEMDQKGLLHALALEKQSDPNPLMRPHVRHVVEALEEATDILNNILAA
- a CDS encoding Fic family protein, with product MAWNWTLPDWPDFRYDASALEPFEQTFLLSSGEILGAVHHVSQPEREQLRIELLSEEAMQTSAIEGEILDRLSVQSSLRRHLGLDPDSYPAKPREQGVAEMMVDVYSSFAELLTHETLYRWHRMLLSHDRRLETIGAYRQHAEAMQIVSGRLDRPTIHFEAPPSERVMPEMERYADWFNKTGPGGAEPLPALTRAGLSHLYFESIHPFEDGNGRLGRALAEKSLAQNIGQPTLISLAFTIEKERKGYYDQLEQHQKTLDVTDWLVWFAEVVLKAQQATLDRVGFFISKAHFYDRHRDHLNERQAKAIARMFQEGPGGFKGGLSADNYLKITGTSRATATRDLQDLVEKGALSRTGERRHTRYWLNLDHME
- a CDS encoding helix-turn-helix domain-containing protein is translated as METMERDAEYIANQCKYIRKMFSLTQENLADTSGLTVRTIQKVESGRHVPEVQTLRSLARGLGFDITVFSKLTPEEEKRQQEEMERALKKTVLVPTSPIRKPNDFYSRNREWHGLLFNAGAVEAGNALELTAAISDWMTDLDGIWDMSSAGQRLEYSAAISALCLELEGLGYLTHFGHFRQQHMHDKGMILDIGMITFLPKAGRDGVRYGIVTLEDPWEVPEQDRPKL
- a CDS encoding DUF6527 family protein — its product is MMIDILRKSLELFRLIPRSDLLARVTPRHPTPDQIVPGEMTIVRDGVDKWACFHCPGGCGETIKLSLSKNRRPRWTAMSDWLRRPTISPSVRQTNECRCHFWIRQGRIDWCKDSGPGAG
- a CDS encoding ThiF family adenylyltransferase, whose protein sequence is MKRSDITLHARHRDKLQALLAHPRGHEGAAYMLLGKSEIAQDPWDLEPRTRYTSYEVIAIPQEDRVDASDKHVTWNTNSFAQLCRRAKEEGLVPAIVHSHPGGFDGFSDQDDRNERDLFTMARNRNGEGTRLVSVVQVGDGLYRARVWEDDMTPLPCRRVTVIGTRLEIQSTDVPTPSEALARQALAFGPEVNGLLKQLSVAVVGCGGTGSPVVHLLARLGVGRILVIDDDVVEHSNLNRLYGATRKDAENAVPKVDVMAREVTMMGLDVEIRSMNGWVDAPHIRDALKSCDVIFGCTDDHAGRLYLNRVAHFYLIPVIDVGLVLMPRDDGEPGLLEMAARVSVLFPTSACHGCRGTVDRVRAREEDLQRSDPVEYERQKTEAYVRGGGNPAPAVVTFTSEAATMAVNELLAGLVDFRGGGGWTWQRYRKLDKGLERSQAAQPRSDCPVCGSEEYWGLGDIDPFLDRIG